A single region of the Brassica rapa cultivar Chiifu-401-42 chromosome A03, CAAS_Brap_v3.01, whole genome shotgun sequence genome encodes:
- the LOC103861713 gene encoding uncharacterized protein LOC103861713: protein MEIVEIAPDLWEAMKEMKTKRRKKLSNEEIAEVEEGTPLRGMFCLKTRQEDMKPFEEKEDCFILDFDPSDSFDSSFSDNPEGGDDDDVAIIHEKGQVACRDFPHPRHLCLKYPFGSTQHSLHCNQCYCYVCDLAAPCPHWTLSYEPHCEALENSRWRSLRELHRGRRGH from the exons ATGGAAATTGTGGAGATAGCTCCAGATCTGTGGGAGGCGATGAAGGAGATGAAGaccaagagaagaaagaaactcAGCAACGAGGAGATAGCAGAAGTAGAAGAAGGGACACCTCTCAGAGGCATGTTCTGTCTCAAGACAAGACAGGAGGATATGAAACCTTTCGAGGAGAAAGAGGATTGCTTTATCCTCGATTTCGACCCCAGCGATTCATTCGACTCGTCCTTCTCCGATAACCCAGAAGGAGGTGATGACGACGATGTGGCGATTATACACGAGAAAGGACAG GTGGCTTGTAGGGACTTCCCACATCCAAGGCATCTCTGCTTGAAATACCCATTTGGATCGACTCAGCACTCACTGCATTGTAATCAG TGTTACTGTTATGTCTGTGATTTGGCTGCACCTTGCCCACATTGGACTCTGAGTTATGAACCGCATTGTGAAGCATTAGAAAATTCTAGGTGGAGGAGTTTACGGGAGCTGCACCGCGGCCGTAGAGGACATTAG
- the LOC117132866 gene encoding uncharacterized protein LOC117132866 isoform X2, translated as MDPEEDRRHSKKQHEHINMLSFVADSEYGIPKRCPCGGRLINEVRGEEDYDTLPGKRFFTCRNYEADGLHYRQPWVIGVQEELERLTKRVEEAEEVMLGVSNLSKRFERLEEQVNSLNEAVYDLTVQVHSLEKVCFD; from the exons ATGGATCCGGAAGAAGATAGAAGACATTCAAAGAAGCAACATGAACACATCAACATGTTAAGTTTCGTGGCGGATTCTGAGTACGGTATTCCTAAAAGGTGTCCGTGTGGTGGGAGACTCATAAACGAGGTGCGCGGGGAGGAGGACTACGACACTCTTCCTGGGAAGCGGTTCTTCACCTGCAGAAACTACGAG GCTGATGGGCTCCATTATCGTCAGCCTTGGGTGATAGGTGTGCAGGAGGAGCTCGAGAGGCTAACTAAACGGGTGGAAGAGGCTGAGGAGGTGATGCTGGGGGTGTCCAATCTTAGTAAACGGTTTGAGAGACTTGAG GAACAGGTTAATTCACTCAATGAGGCTGTCTATGACCTCACTGTGCAGGTCCATTCCCTCGAGAAGGTCTGCTTCGATTGA
- the LOC117132866 gene encoding glutathione S-transferase T3-like isoform X1, with amino-acid sequence MEPFSLHGPGFVNLLASQSSSPIDVDSAEAAVNSPGLVKPPERRKWTTKEDLVLISAWLNTSKDPIVSNEQKLGTFWKRIEAYFNSSPQLIGSLPREWGQCKQRWGRVNAEVCRFVGSHETALKEQASGQSENDVMKTAHDIYFNDYHLKFALEHCWRELRFDQKWRSHSQPKEKRKEGGAEAVREEEEVRPPGVKASKAAKRKKPNEAAYDHIHTILAEKNTISRQKILDRLLAKNIDTLSDNEVALKNKLISEML; translated from the coding sequence ATGGAACCTTTTTCCCTTCACGGTCCCGGGTTTGTTAACCTATTAGCTTCGCAGAGCAGTAGTCCAATAGACGTTGACTCTGCTGAGGCTGCAGTTAACTCACCCGGGTTAGTTAAACCACCGGAAAGGAGAAAGTGGACAACCAAAGAAGACCTTGTACTGATCAGTGCTTGGTTAAACACCAGCAAAGATCCGATAGTTAGTAATGAACAGAAGTTAGGGACTTTTTGGAAGAGAATTGAGGCGTATTTCAATTCTAGTCCTCAGCTCATTGGCTCCCTTCCTCGAGAGTGGGGTCAATGTAAGCAGAGGTGGGGAAGGGTGAATGCAGAGGTCTGCAGGTTTGTGGGTTCCCATGAAACGGCTCTGAAGGAGCAAGCGAGTGGGCAAAGTGAAAATGATGTCATGAAGACTGCGCATGACATCTATTTCAATGACTACCATCTCAAGTTTGCGCTTGAACATTGCTGGAGGGAACTTCGGTTTGATCAGAAGTGGAGGTCACACTCTCAGCCGAAGGAGAAAAGGAAGGAAGGTGGTGCGGAGGCGGTGCGTGAGGAGGAAGAGGTTAGGCCTCCTGGTGTTAAGGCTAGCAAAGCTGCTAAACGCAAGAAGCCAAATGAAGCAGCTTATGATCATATACATACCATCCTAGCTGAGAAAAATACCATTTCCAGACAAAAGATCCTTGATCGTTTGCTAGCCAAAAACATAGACACACTTTCTGATAATGAAGTGGCTCTCAAGAATAAACTCATCTCTGAAATGCTTTGA
- the LOC103833225 gene encoding uncharacterized protein LOC103833225, with protein sequence MSSSSSDEVDEAIEEMVDEVVDNYIDSIVEVQGNKPKRRAYIDRDREQGHNQLWNDYFKENPTYPPEMFRRRFRMNKPLFLRIVERISNEVPYFQQRRNAHGRNGLSALQKCTAAIRMLAYGQSGDTYDEYLRLGDSTSRLCLANFTDAIIELFGNEYLRKPTAEDLQRLLDVGEVRGFPGMIGSIDCMHWEWKNCPTAWKGPKAEKFAEKQESARKDVERAFGVLQSRFAIVKNPALQWDKEKIGKIMRTCVILHNMIVENERHGYAQIDTSEFESGESSRTSRVTRRESIHVGDMLGMRREVRDPEKHARLKADLMENIWQKFGDEDE encoded by the exons ATGTCATCCTCATCAAGTGATGAAGTTGATGAAGCTATAGAAGAAATGGTCGACGAAGTAGTTGATAATTACATCGACTCAATAGTTGAGGTCCAAGGTAACAAGCCAAAAAGACGTGCTTATATCGACAGAGATCGGGAACAAGGACACAATCAACTATGGAACGATTATTTCAAAGAAAATCCTACATACCCACCGGAAATGTTTAGGAGgcgttttcgaatgaacaagccattgttcCTTCGCATTGTCGAACGTATAAGTAATGAAGTTCCATACTTTCAGCAAAGACGAAATGCTCACGGGAGGAACGGGCTATCTGCACTTCAAAAGTGTACGGCAGCTATACGTATGCTGGCATATGGTCAATCGGGAGATACAtatgacgaatatctccgactcGGTGACAGTACATCACGTTTGTGTTTGGCAAATTTCACGGATGCAATAAtagaattgtttggaaatgaGTATCTACGAAAACCTACAGCCGAGGATCTTCAACGCTTACTCGATGTTGGAGAGGTACGGGGGTTTCCGGGGATGATAGGCAGCATCGACTgcatgcattgggagtggaaaaactgcccaacGGCTTGGAAAG GTCCTAAAGCCGAGAAATTTGCAGAAAAGCAAGAATCCGccagaaaagatgtcgaacgggcttttggagtattgcaatcGAGGTTTGCAATTGTTAAAAACCCAGCTCTCCAATGGGACAAGGAGAAGATAGGAAAGATCATGAGAACTTGTgtcatattgcacaatatgatagtagagAACGAACGACACGGATACGCTCAAATTGATACTTCTGAGTTTGAGTCCGGAGAATCAAGCAGAACTTCGAGGGTGACAAGGAGAGAAAGCATTCATGTCGGTGATATGTTAGGCATGCGCAGAGAAGTTCGAGATCCAGAGAAGCATGCTCGTTTGAAAGCTGATTTGATGGAAAATATATGGCAAAAGTTCGGTGATGAAGATGAATAA
- the LOC103861716 gene encoding flavone 3'-O-methyltransferase 1 produces the protein MGSLAETQITPAKVSDEEANLFAMQLAGATVLPMVLTSALELDLLEIISNNVALPGGQLSPTEISSHLPTENPDAPVMVDRILRLLAAYSILTCSVRKLHDGVVERMYGLGPVCKYLIKNEDGVSLAALCHLNRDKVFMESWYHLKDAVLEGGIPFNKAFGMNAFEYQGADPRFNKVFNNGMSNHTTIVMTKILETYKGFEGLSSLVDVGGGIGVTLRMIVSKHPHINGILYDLPHVIEEAVSYPGIEHIGGDMFVNVPKADAIFMKWICHDWSDQHCLKFLKNCYDALPDNGKVIVAESILPVLPDSSLMTKEVVHMDCLMLAHNPGGKERTEKEFEALAKGSGFQGFQVVCRAYGTHIMEFLKKI, from the exons ATGGGATCTTTGGCTGAAACACAGATCACTCCTGCTAAAGTCTCCGACGAAGAGGCCAACCTCTTTGCCATGCAGCTAGCTGGCGCCACCGTGCTTCCGATGGTTCTGACATCGGCTTTGGAGCTAGACCTGCTCGAGATCATATCCAATAATGTCGCTCTCCCTGGCGGTCAACTGTCCCCGACAGAAATATCTTCCCATCTTCCGACCGAGAACCCTGATGCTCCAGTCATGGTCGACCGGATCCTCAGGTTGCTTGCGGCTTACTCCATCTTGACATGCTCTGTCCGTAAACTTCATGATGGGGTTGTGGAGCGTATGTACGGACTTGGACCGGTATGCAAATACCTTATTAAGAACGAAGATGGGGTCTCACTTGCTGCACTCTGTCATTTGAACAGAGACAAGGTTTTCATGGAGAGCTG GTACCATTTGAAAGATGCAGTTCTTGAAGGTGGGATTCCATTCAATAAGGCATTTGGTATGAACGCTTTCGAGTACCAAGGGGCCGACCCAAGATTCAACAAGGTGTTCAACAATGGAATGTCCAACCACACCACCATCGTCATGACCAAGATTCTGGAGACTTACAAAGGCTTTGAGGGATTGTCTTCGCTGGTGGATGTTGGTGGTGGCATTGGAGTCACTCTCCGTATGATTGTTTCCAAGCACCCACACATCAATGGCATCTTATATGATCTCCCTCACGTCATTGAGGAAGCTGTTTCTTATCCCG GTATTGAACATATTGGGGGTGATATGTTTGTGAATGTCCCTAAAGCAGATGCCATCTTCATGAAG TGGATATGTCATGATTGGAGCGACCAACACTGTTTGAAATTTCTTAAGAACTGCTATGATGCACTCCCTGACAACGGGAAAGTGATAGTGGCGGAATCTATTCTTCCTGTGCTGCCAGACTCGAGCCTCATGACAAAAGAAGTTGTACACATGGACTGCCTCATGTTGGCTCACAATCCCGGAGGCAAAGAACGGACCGAGAAGGAGTTTGAGGCTTTGGCCAAAGGTTCCGGCTTCCAGGGCTTCCAAGTTGTCTGCAGAGCCTATGGCACTCACATCATGGAGTTCCTCAAGAAGATATAA
- the LOC103861717 gene encoding ATPase family AAA domain-containing protein 1, which produces MGGSSETKILQELILYAASAALSCLVLFAGLKHLDPNREASKKALEHKKEISKRLGRPLIHTNPYEDVIACDVINPDHIDVEFGSIGGLETIKQSLYELVILPLKRPELFAYGKLLGPQKGVLLYGPPGTGKTMLAKAIAKESGAVFINVRVSNLMSKWFGDAQKLVAAVFSLAYKLQPAIIFIDEVDSFLGQRRSTDHEAMANMKTEFMALWDGFSTDPNARVMVLAATNRPSELDEAILRRLPQAFEIGMPDRKERAEILKVTLKGERVEPDIDFDHVARLCEGYTGSDIFELCKKAAYFPIREILEEERKGRPCPVPRPLSQLDLEKVLATSKKTQVAAGEYSGLRVSREPDEVQAAISGISKLLVSQFINIQSDSQGSWQRDEPEEDS; this is translated from the exons ATGGGCGGCTCCTCGGAGACAAAGATCTTGCAAGAACTCATACTCTACGCGGCGAGCGCTGCTCTCAGCTGCTTAGTTCTGTTCGCCGGCCTCAAACATCTCGACCCTAATCGCGAAGCCTCAAAGAAAGCTTTAGAGCATAAGAAAGAAATCTCCAAGCGTCTAGGTCGTCCTCTTATCCACACCAATCCATACGAG GATGTAATAGCGTGTGATGTGATAAATCCAGACCACATTGATGTGGAGTTCGGTTCTATTGGAGGATTAGAGACCATCAAGCAGTCTTTGTACGAGCTTGTGATCTTACCCTTGAAAAGACCTGAGCTTTTTGCTTATGGGAAGCTCCTTGGACCTCAGAAAGGTGTTTTGCTCTATGGTCCTCCTGGTACTGGGAAGACAATGCTTGCTAAGGCTATTGCTAAAGAATCAGGAGCTGTTTTTATTAACGTGAGGGTTTCTAATCTGATGAGCAAGTGGTTTGGTGATGCTCAGAAGCTTG TTGCTGCTGTGTTTAGCTTGGCGTATAAACTCCAGCCTGCTATCATTTTTATCGATGAGGTTGACAGCTTTCTTGGTCAGCGCCGTTCGACGGATCATGAAGCAATGGCGAATATGAAGACTGAGTTTATGGCTTTATGGGATGGATTCTCCACTGATC CGAATGCGAGGGTTATGGTTCTTGCAGCAACTAACAGACCGTCAGAGCTTGATGAAGCGATACTGAGGCGGCTTCCTCAGGCGTTTGAGATTGGAATGCCTGATCGTAAGGAGAGAGCTGAGATATTGAAGGTGACATTGAAAGGAGAGAGGGTGGAGCCTGATATTGACTTTGATCACGTGGCTCGTTTATGCGAAGGGTATACAGGATCAGACATCTTTGAGCTCTGTAAGAAAGCAGCGTACTTCCCTATCAGAGAAATACTagaggaagagagaaaaggGAGACCATGTCCT GTCCCTAGGCCACTATCACAGCTTGATTTGGAGAAAGTTCTAGCTACGTCAAAGAAGACGCAAGTAGCAGCAGGAGAGTACTCTGGGCTGAGAGTGTCAAGGGAGCCAGATGAGGTCCAAGCAGCGATAAGTGGAATCTCGAAGCTGCTAGTCTCTCAATTCATTAACATTCAGTCAGATTCTCAGGGTTCGTGGCAGCGCGACGAACCTGAAGAAGATTCCTGA